A genomic region of Mus musculus strain C57BL/6J chromosome 7, GRCm38.p6 C57BL/6J contains the following coding sequences:
- the Vmn1r104 gene encoding vomeronasal 1 receptor 104: MSAHGKSVKTTEEVALQILLLCQFGVGTVANVFLFVHNFSPVLTGSKQRPRQVILSHMAVANALTLFLTIFPNNMSAFASKTPPNELKCKLEFFSHMVARSKNLCSTCVLSIHQFVTLVPVNRGKGKLILRASVPNLWNYSCYSCWFYSVLSNIHIPIKVTGPQITDNNTDSKSNLFGSTSGFIVGMVFLQFSHDATFMSIMVWTSVSMVLLLHRHRQQMQHILTPNQDARGQAETRATHTILMLVVTFVRFYLLNCICIIFHAFSIHSRLFIRLVSEVLAAVFPSICPLLLIFRDPKDPCSVLFKC; this comes from the coding sequence ATGTCTGCTCATGGTAAATCcgtgaaaaccactgaggaagtggctcttcagatcctcttgctttgccagtttggggttggaactgtggccaatgtctttctgtttgtccataatttctctccagtcttgactggttctaaacagaggcccagacaggtgattttaagccacatggctgtggccaatgccttgactctattcctcactatatttccaaacaacatgagTGCTTTTGCTTCCAAAACTCCTCCAaatgaactcaaatgtaaattagaattcttcagtcacatggtggcaagaagcaaaaatttgtgttccacctgtgtcctgagtatccatcagtttgtcactcttGTTCCTGTTAATAGAGGTAAAGGTAAACTTATACTCAGAGCAAGTGTCCCAAATTTGTGGAATTATTCCTGCTACAGTTGTTGGTTTTAcagtgtcttaagtaacatccacattccaattaaggtcactggtccacagataacagacaataacactgactctaAAAGCAACTTGTTCGGTTCCACTTCTGGGTTCATTGTAGGCATGGTCTTCTTGCAGTTTTCCcatgatgccacattcatgagcatcatggtctggaccagtgtctccatggtacttctcctccatagacatcgccagcaaatgcagcacatcctcactcccaatcaggatgccagaggccaagctgagaccagagcaacccatactatcctgatgttggtggtcacatttgttagattttatcttctaaattgtatttgtatcatctttcatGCCTTTTCTATACATTCTCGTCTCTTCATAAGGCTTGTCAGTGAGGTTCTGGCTGCAGTCTTCCCCAGTATCTGCCccttactgttgatcttcagagatcctaaagatccttgttctgtgctcttcAAGTGTTGA
- the Vmn1r245 gene encoding vomeronasal 1 receptor Vmn1r105: protein MSAHGNSLKTTEEVALQILLLCQFGVGTVANVFLFVHNFSPVLTGSKQRPRQVILSHMAVANALTLFLTIFPNNMMAFAPKTPPNELKCKLESFSHLVARSTNLCSTCVLSVHQFVTLVPLNRGKGKLVLRASVTNMASYSSYSYWFFSVLSNIHIPIKFSGPQIADNNTDSKRKLFCSSSGFSVGIVFLQFAYDATFMSIMVWTSVSMVLLLHRHRQRMQHILTPNQNPRGQAESKATHTILILVFTFVSFYLLNCICIMLHALFMHSHFFVRLVSEILTAVFPSISPLLLIFRDPKDPCSVLLNY from the coding sequence ATGTCTGCTCATGGTAACTCcctgaaaaccactgaggaagtggctcttcagattctcttgctttgccagtttggggttgggactgtggccaatgtctttctgtttgtccataatttctctccagtcttgactggttctaaacagaggcccagacaggtgattttaagccacatggctgtggccaatgccttgactctattcctcactatatttccaaacaacatgatggcttttgctcccaaaactcctccaaatgaactcaaatgtaaattagaatccTTCAGTCACCTGGTGGCAAGAAGCACAAacttgtgttccacctgtgtcctgagtgtccatcagtttgtcactctGGTTCCTCTTAATAGAGGGAAAGGTAAACTTGTACTCAGAGCAAGTGTCACAAACATGGCAAGTTATTCTTCTTACAGTTAttggtttttcagtgtcttaagtaacatcCACATTCCAATTAAGTTCAGTGGTCCACAGATAgcagacaataacactgactcgAAAAGAAAGTTGTTCTGTTCCTCTTCCGGATTCAGTGTGGGCATTGTCTTCTTGCAGTTTGCGTACgatgccacattcatgagcatcatggtctggaccagtgtctccatggtacttctcctccatagacatcgccagcgaatgcagcacatcctcactcccaatcagaACCCCAGAGGCCAAGCTGAGTCCAAAGCAACCCATACTATCCTGATCCTGGTGTTtacatttgttagcttttatcttctaaattgtatttgtatCATGTTACATGCCCTTTTTATGCATTCTCATTTCTTCGTAAGGCTTGTCAGTGAGATTTTAACTGCGGTCTTCCCCAGTATCTCTCCtttactgttgatcttcagagatcccaaggatccttgttctgtgctcttAAACTATTGA